AATAATGGCGGACCAACAAATTGAACATCAAGATACTGATCTCACACTGGAGCAAGTAAAGGAACAACTGACAGAATTAGGGAAGAAGCGCGGCGTATTAACCTATAAAGAAATCATGGAACACCTTGCCCCATTTGATCAAGATGCTGACCAAATTGATGAGTTTTATGAATATCTGACCGAACAGGGGATTGAAGTGCTAAACGATGCCGAAGATGATGATGAACTTCCATTAGACATGGAAGATGATGATGAATATAAACTGGATGATGAACTTGTTCCACCCGGAATTAAAATCAATGATCCGGTACGTATGTATTTAAAAGAGATTGGGCGCGTTCCCCTGTTGTCTGCTGAAGAGGAAATCGAACTGGCCAAACGGATTGAACAAGGGGACGAAGAAGCCAAGCGGCGTCTGGCTGAAGCCAATTTGCGTCTGGTAGTCAGCATTGCCAAGCGTTATGTGGGACGCGGTATGTTGTTTTTGGATTTGATTCAAGAAGGAAACATGGGTTTAATTAAAGCTGTTGAAAAATTTGATTACCGCAAGGGGTACAAATTCAGCACTTATGCCACCTGGTGGATCCGTCAGGCCATTACCCGCGCCATTGCTGACCAGGCCCGGACCATTCGCATTCCGGTACACATGGTGGAAACCATCAACAAACTGATTCGTGTTCAACGTCAACTTTTGCAAGATTTAGGTCGTGAACCGACGCCAGAAGAAATTGCTGAAAAAATGGACTTCACACCAGAAAAAGTAAGGGAGATTCTAAAAATTGCCCAGGAGCCGGTTTCTTTGGAAACCCCGATTGGGGAAGAAGATGACTCCCATCTTGGTGATTTTATTGAAGACCAGGATGCCCTGGCACCTTCAGACGCAGCAGCATATGAACTTCTGAAGGAACAATTGGAAGACGTACTGGATACGCTAACGGATCG
This DNA window, taken from Caldalkalibacillus thermarum, encodes the following:
- the rpoD gene encoding RNA polymerase sigma factor RpoD, whose amino-acid sequence is MADQQIEHQDTDLTLEQVKEQLTELGKKRGVLTYKEIMEHLAPFDQDADQIDEFYEYLTEQGIEVLNDAEDDDELPLDMEDDDEYKLDDELVPPGIKINDPVRMYLKEIGRVPLLSAEEEIELAKRIEQGDEEAKRRLAEANLRLVVSIAKRYVGRGMLFLDLIQEGNMGLIKAVEKFDYRKGYKFSTYATWWIRQAITRAIADQARTIRIPVHMVETINKLIRVQRQLLQDLGREPTPEEIAEKMDFTPEKVREILKIAQEPVSLETPIGEEDDSHLGDFIEDQDALAPSDAAAYELLKEQLEDVLDTLTDREENVLRLRFGLDDGRTRTLEEVGKVFGVTRERIRQIEAKALRKLRHPSRSKRLKDFLE